From Solanum lycopersicum chromosome 8, SLM_r2.1, the proteins below share one genomic window:
- the LOC101249949 gene encoding aspartic proteinase CDR1-like, whose product MKMNSKLLFLLSIFVFLSFSQLSLVSCRKAKTNGFTLDLIHRDSPLSPYYNPSITPSQRLRDACHRSFSRASFFTKASIHPTTPFNHHAIQSDIVPIPAEYLMKISIGTPPRETFAIADTGSDLTWIQCKPCTECFDQIFPLFNPRKSSTYKIIGCHSKQCEAVGQTVCVRKNVCQYEMNYGDNSYSVGDIASETFTFASTKSKTNKKVQNISIPQVIFGCGHDNGGTFNNFTAGIVGLGGSKVSFIKQLDKQIKGKFSYCLIPMDLSLPFSFDPNITSKINFGPKAVVSGPNVLTTPIIRKYPDTFYYLNLESVSVGGKKLKYFKSSQLMSSSSAADDEDLGNIIIDSGTTLTIVPEGFYNKLESTLVEKIKGKRKKDPSDYFPLCYETKSLAKFPKIVFHFTDADIELLPMSTFAEVDKNLTCLLIVNGGVDGLAIYGNLAQMNFHIGYDLVNHKLSFLPTDCTKQR is encoded by the exons ATGAAAATGaattctaaattattatttcttttatccatttttgtttttttgtctttctctcaaCTTTCTTTAGTTTCTTGTAGAAAGGCCAAAACAAACGGATTCACTCTTGATCTTATCCATCGCGATTCCCCTCTTTCTCCCTACTACAACCCTTCCATCACCCCTTCTCAACGCCTCCGAGATGCATGCCATCGATCTTTTTCTCGAGCATCTTTCTTCACAAAAGCCTCCATCCATCCCACCACACCTTTCAATCATCATGCTATTCAATCAGACATCGTTCCAATACCCGCGGAATATCTAATGAAAATTTCCATTGGTACACCCCCTAGGGAAACCTTTGCAATTGCTGACACTGGTAGTGACTTAACATGGATACAATGCAAGCCTTGTACCGAATGTTTTGATCAAATCTTTCCCCTTTTCAACCCTAGAAAAAGCTCAACTTATAAAATCATTGGATGTCATAGTAAACAATGTGAGGCAGTGGGACAAACAGTTTGTGTTAGAAAAAATGTTTGTCAATATGAGATGAATTATGGTGATAATTCTTATAGTGTTGGTGATATTGCTTCTGAGACATTCACATTTGCATCAACAAAATCTAAAACCAATAAAAAAGTCCAAAATATTTCAATCCCACAAGTTATTTTTGGTTGTGGACATGATAATGGTGGCACTTTCAACAATTTTACTGCTGGAATTGTTGGATTAGGTGGTTCAAAAGTCTCATTTATTAAACAACTtgacaaacaaattaaagggAAATTCTCTTATTGTTTAATCCCAATGGATTTATCATTACCATTTTCTTTTGATCCAAATATTACcagtaaaattaattttggtcCTAAGGCAGTTGTATCGGGGCCTAACGTTCTTACAACTCCCATTATTCGAAAGTACCCCGATACATTCTACTATCTAAATCTCGAGAGTGTTAGCGTTGGAGGTAAGAAGTTGAAGTACTTCAAGTCTTCACAACTCATGAGTTCTTCTTCTGCTGCTGATGATGAAGATTTGGGAAATATTATAATTGATTCTGGTACGACATTGACAATTGTCCCTGAGGGATTTTACAACAAATTGGAATCAACTTTGGTGGAAAAGATTAAag GAAAGAGGAAAAAGGATCCCTCAGATTACTTTCCCCTATGTTACGAGACGAAAAGCCTAGCCAAATTTCCTAAGATTGTGTTCCATTTCACGGATGCTGATATTGAATTGTTACCTATGAGTACATTTGCAGAAGTTGATAAAAATTTGACTTGTTTGTTAATTGTTAACGGGGGTGTTGATGGTCTTGCTATTTACGGAAACTTGGCACAGATGAATTTCCATATTGGATATGATCTTGTGAATCATAAACTCTCTTTCTTGCCTACTGATTGTACCAAACAGCGataa
- the LOC104648985 gene encoding aspartic proteinase CDR1-like, with amino-acid sequence MNSKVFFLLSILAFLAFSQLALVSCRKTKTNHGSDGFTLDLIHRDSPLSPYYNPSITPSQRLRDAFQRSFSRVSFYTKASIHPTTLVNHAIQSDIIPDSGDYLMKISIGMPPMKTYASLDTGSELTWVQCKPCTHCYKQILPLFDPRKSSTYKIIGCHSKECELVRGKTCDKKNVCEYELHYGDGSYSFGDVAFETFTFDLTSNKVDNISIPHVIFGCGHSNDGTFSNRTTGIVGLADSKISFINQLDKQIKGKFSYCLVPNNDISPSYHPPNTTSKINFGSKAVVSGPNVLTTPIIRRNNDIFYYLHLESVSVGGKKLEFKSPQVTNSPSNANEDLGNIIIDSGTTLTMIPGEFYDKLESTLVEMIKGKRIGGPLPLCYEAKSIVNKIPNIVFHFKDNADIELLPMNTFAKVNDLSCFSIVKGYPNFAIYGNLQQMNFLIGYDLVNHKLSFLPTNCTKH; translated from the exons ATGAATTCTAaagtatttttccttttatctaTTTTAGCCTTTTTGGCTTTCTCCCAACTTGCTTTAGTTTCATGTAGAAAAACCAAAACCAACCATGGCTCAGATGGATTCACTCTTGATCTTATCCACCGCGATTCTCCTCTGTCTCCTTACTATAACCCTTCCATCACCCCTTCACAACGCCTCCGAGATGCATTCCAAAGATCTTTCTCTCGAGTATCTTTCTACACGAAAGCTTCCATCCATCCCACCACACTCGTCAATCATGCTATTCAATCAGACATCATTCCTGATTCCGGagattatttaatgaaaatttccaTCGGTATGCCCCCAATGAAAACCTATGCAAGTCTTGACACTGGGAGTGAATTGACATGGGTACAATGCAAGCCTTGTACTCATTGTTATAAACAAATATTACCCCTTTTCGATCCTCGAAAAAGCTCAACGTATAAAATAATTGGTTGTCATAGTAAGGAATGTGAGCTAGTAAGAGGTAAAACTTGTGACAAAAAGAATGTTTGTGAATATGAATTGCATTATGGTGATGGTTCTTATAGTTTTGGTGATGTTGCTTTTGAGACATTCACATTTGATTTAACTTCTAATAAGGTTGATAATATTTCAATTCCACATGTTATTTTTGGTTGTGGACATAGTAATGATGGCACTTTTAGCAATCGTACTACTGGGATTGTGGGATTAGCAGATTCAAAAATCTCTTTTATTAATCAACTTGATAAACAAATTAAAGGGAAATTCTCTTATTGTTTAGtcccaaataatgatatatCACCATCTTATCATCCTCCCAATACTacaagtaaaattaattttggttCTAAGGCAGTTGTATCGGGGCCTAACGTTCTTACAACTCCCATAATTCGAAGGAACAACGATATATTCTACTATCTACATCTTGAAAGTGTTAGCGTTGGAGGTAAGAAGTTAGAGTTTAAGTCTCCACAAGTCACGAATTCTCCTAGTAATGCTAATGAAGACTTGGGAAATATTATAATCGATTCTGGCACAACGTTGACAATGATCCCTGGTGAATTTTATGACAAATTGGAATCAACTTTGGTGGaaatgattaaag GTAAGAGAATAGGTGGTCCGCTTCCCCTATGTTACGAGGCGAAAAGCATTGTCAATAAAATTCCTAACATTGTGTTCCATTTCAAGGATAATGCTGATATCGAGTTGCTACCTATGAATACATTTGCAAAAGTTAATGATTTGAGTTGTTTTTCAATTGTTAAGGGGTATCCTAATTTTGCTATTTATGGAAACTTGCAACAGATGAATTTCCTTATTGGATATGATCTTGTAAATCACAAGCTATCTTTCTTACCTACTAATTGTACCAAACACTGA
- the LOC101263929 gene encoding aspartic proteinase CDR1-like, with amino-acid sequence MNSKVFFLLSILALLAFSKLTLVSCRKAKTNHGLDGFTLELIHRDSPLSPYYNPSTTPSQRLRDAFQRSFSRVSFYTKASIHPTTLVNHAIQSDVIPDYADYLMKIAIGTPPRKTYAILDTGSDLTWIQCKPCNRCYKQILPIFDPKKSSTYKTIGCQSKECKFVRESTCGSKNVCEYEVHYGDGSYSIGDVASDTFTFDSTYSKKVNDISIENVIFGCGHHNGGNFGNHSAGIVGLGYSNISIINQLDKQIKGKFSYCLVPNGDLSLPYHSPNTTSKINFGPKAFVSGTNVLTTPIIRKKSVVLGYDLFYFLNLESISVGGKKLEFKSSQLMSSSDVADEDLGNIIIDSGTTLTYLPENFYDRFESILVETIKGSRKIAPPGVDLPICYETKSVVEFPNIVFHFTNADVETLPMNAFSKVDEELTCLTIVKGDLYGIYGNLAQMNFLIGYDLVNHKLTFLPTDCTKH; translated from the exons ATGAATTCTAaagtatttttccttttatctaTTTTAGCTTTGTTGGCTTTCTCTAAACTTACTTTAGTTTCTTGTAGAAAGGCCAAAACCAACCATGGTTTAGATGGATTCACTCTTGAGCTTATCCATCGCgattctcctctctctccctaCTATAACCCTTCCACCACCCCTTCACAACGCCTCCGAGATGCATTCCAAAGATCTTTCTCTCGAGTATCTTTCTACACGAAAGCTTCCATCCATCCCACCACACTCGTCAATCATGCTATTCAATCAGACGTCATTCCAGATTACGCagattatttaatgaaaattgcCATTGGTACTCCCCCGAGGAAAACCTATGCCATTCTTGACACTGGGAGTGACTTGACATGGATACAATGCAAGCCATGTAATCGTTGTTACAAGCAAATATTACCAATCTTCGATCCTAAAAAAAGCTCAACGTATAAAACAATTGGATGTCAAAGTAAGGAATGTAAGTTCGTAAGAGAGTCAACTTGTGGAAGTAAAAATGTTTGTGAATATGAAGTGCATTATGGTGATGGTTCTTATAGTATTGGTGATGTTGCTTCTGACACATTCACATTTGATTCAACTTATTCTAAAAAGGTCAATGATATTTCAattgaaaatgttatttttggtTGTGGACATCATAATGGTGGCAATTTTGGCAACCATAGTGCTGGGATTGTGGGATTAGGATATTCAAATATCTCGATTATTAATCAACTTGATAAACAAATTAAAGGGAAATTCTCATATTGTTTAGTCCCAAATGGTGATTTATCACTACCTTATCATTCTCCTAATACTActagtaaaattaattttggtcCTAAGGCATTTGTATCGGGGACTAACGTTCTTACAACTCCTATAATTCGAAAGAAGTCTGTTGTATTAGGCTACGATCTATTCTACTTTTTAAATCTCGAAAGTATTAGCGTTGGAGGTAAGAAGTTAGAGTTTAAGTCTTCACAACTCATGAGTTCTTCCGATGTTGCTGATGAAGATTTGGGAAATATTATAATTGATTCTGGGACGACATTGACATATCTCCCTGAGAATTTTTACGACAGATTTGAATCAATTTTGGTGGAAACGATTAAAG GATCGAGGAAAATAGCTCCCCCGGGTGTGGACCTACCCATATGTTATGAGACGAAGAGCGTTGTCGAATTCCCTAACATTGTGTTCCATTTCACGAATGCTGATGTCGAGACGTTACCTATGAATGCattttcaaaagttgatgaAGAGTTGACTTGTTTGACAATTGTGAAGGGGGATCTATATGGTATTTATGGAAACTTGGCACAGATGAATTTTCTTATTGGATATGATCTTGTAAATCACAAGCTCACTTTTTTGCCTACTGATTGTACCAAACACTGA
- the LOC109120850 gene encoding pectin acetylesterase 8-like, protein MYHKIVNLHGSAKNLPSACTSVMEPSLNMVSYVQTPLFIINSVYDSWQMKNILVPPHVDPQHVWEDCLNNTNTCTSSQHIAIQAFGVEFLKTFEGLPPCFTRGYFLTSCYSHGGILAPPYWFSSTSPRLLNKTIGETVADWYFERTRFQCIDPYPCVKVCKDLNNH, encoded by the exons ATGTATCATAAAATTGTTAACCTACAC GGATCGGCTAAGAATTTACCATCAGCCTGCACATCTGTAATGGAGCCAAGTTTA AATATGGTTTCATACGTTCAAACTCCACTTTTCATAATCAACTCAGTTTATGATTCTTGGCAG ATGAAAAACATTTTGGTTCCTCCACACGTTGATCCCCAACATGTTTGGGAGGATTGCTTGAACAATACAAATACATGCACGTCTAGCCAACATATAGCTATTCAAG CCTTTGGAGTTGAGTTCTTGAAGACATTTGAGGGACTTCCCCCTTGTTTTACGAGGGGTTATTTCCTCACGTCTTGCTATTCTCATGGGGGAATACTTGCACCACCATACTGGTTCAGTTCTACCTCTCCTAGATTACTTAATAAg ACAATTGGTGAAACCGTTGCAGATTGGTACTTTGAGAGAACAAGGTTTCAATGTATAGATCCGTACCCTTGTGTTAAAGTTTGCAAAGACTTAAATAATCACTGA
- the LOC101249672 gene encoding pectin acetylesterase 8-like — protein MTKIFLLIFLVLLYCTSHVVGAKDDFYVNITILESATAQGAVCLDGSPPAYHLHRGHGTGLGSWIIHLDGGGWCDSITDCLNRSTTYLGSTKYMRKKGFFDGILHNTSIRNPEFHNWNRVRVKYCDGSSFTGDVEQVDTENKLYFRGARIFKAIMEDLWSKGLESAENAIPSEYQQVVWQQS, from the exons AT gacgaaaatatttttgttgatttttctaGTACTGCTTTATTGTACAAGTCATGTTGTTGGCGCtaaagatgatttttatgttaatataaCAATTCTTGAAAGTGCAACTGCCCAAGGCGCGG TATGTCTTGATGGAAGTCCACCAGCCTATCATCTTCATAGAGGACATGGTACTGGACTTGGCAGCTGGATTATCCACTTGGAT GGAGGCGGTTGGTGTGACAGTATCACAGATTGCCTAAATCGTTCGACGACGTACTTAGGTTCTACCAAATATATGAGAAAAAAGGGTTTTTTTGACGGGATACTCCATAATACTTCCATAAGAAATCCAG AGTTTCACAATTGGAACAGAGTGAGGGTAAAATATTGTGACGGTTCATCATTTACGGGTGATGTTGAACAAGTTGACACC GAgaacaaattatattttagagGGGCAAGAATATTTAAGGCTATTATGGAAGATTTGTGGAGCAAAGGATTGGAAAGTGCTGAAAAT GCAATTCCATCGGAATATCAGCAGGTGGTTTGGCAACAATCTTAA